AGTACCGGCTATTATTTCTATTCCGGCACATCCATGGCCAGCCCTCATGTAGCGGGAGTGGCCGCTCTCATCAAGGCAAAGAAGCCAAGTCTCACAAATGCTGAAATACGGGATATTCTTTACAATACAGCAGATGATCTAGGAAGTTCCGGCAAAGATACCACCTTCGGCTACGGGATGGTGAATGCACTGGCGGCGCTGCGTTATGTAGAAACCCTGGAACCGGACAGCCAGTCACCTAAAGCTGATTTTTCCTATGAACTCAAGACCTATCCCAATGTCGCTTTTACGGACAAGTCCACGGGAAGCGTCACATCCTGGTCCTGGGAATTCGGCGACGGCGAAACCTCCATTGAACAAAGTCCCGAGCACACATATGCCGCAAGCGGTAAATATAACGTGACCCTCACCGTGACCGACGACTCCTCCGGATTGCAAAATGCAGTGACAAAAGAAGTGACTGTAACCCAGAACCCGACGGCCGATTTCACCTTCACCGCAACCGACCTTACGGTCACTTTTACCGACGGTTCCTCCGACAGCGACGGCAGCATTGCGTCCCGGTCATGGAACTTTGGCGACGGCGCATCCTCCACTGCGCAAAATCCAAGCCACACTTATACCGCCGCGGGCACATACAACGTGACCCTGACCGTCACGGACAATCTTGGCGCAACAGCCTCCACATCTAAATCCGTGACCGTCTCCGCTCCCGTGAACCAGAACCCGACGGCCGATTTCACCTTCACCGCAACCGACCTTACGGTCACTTTTACCGACGGTTCCTCCGACAGCGACGGCAGCATTGCGTCCCGGTCATGGAACTTTGGCGACGGCGCATCCTCCACTGCGCAAAATCCAAGCCACACTTATACCGCCGCGGGCACATACAACGTGACCCTGACCGTCACGGACAATCTTGGCGCAACAGCCTCCACATCTAAATCCGTGACCGTCTCCGCTCCCGTGAACCAGAACCCGACGGCCGATTTCACCTTCAAAGCGACTGACCTTAAGGTCGATTTTACCGACGGTTCCTCCGACAGCGACGGCAGCATCGCGTCCCGGTCATGGAACTTTGGCGACGGCGCATCCTCCACTGCGCAAAATCCAAGCCACACTTATACCGCCGCGGGCACATACAACGTGACCCTGACCGTCACGGACAATCTTGGCGCAACAGCCTCCACCTCTAAATCCGTGACCGTCTCCGCTCCCGCCGCCGCTACCTCCATGTACGTTTCAGCCATATCCATGACCATTTTGAGGCCTTCTTACAGTTACTACTACGCCAGAAGCACCATCACCGTTAAGGATACCAGTGGAAATCCGGTCAGTGGCGCCACTGTTTCGATTTCTTGGAGTGGCGTGGTTTCCGGCACCGCCAGCGGGAAGACCAATTCCAGCGGTCAGATTACATTCGCCTCTCCTTCAAGCAGATCGCGAGGTCCGTTCACTATCAAGGTTAACAGCGTTACCCATAGTTCGCTCACATACGACGCGAGCAATTCGAATAACGTTTCAACCGCAACCAAATCTTATTGATCTTCAGATGAGTTTCTGAAAACAGGGTCCGAAGGCATGGCCTTCGGACCCTGCTCATGTCGTTCCAACACCGCCCACAGAGTCCTTTCCGATCCGATCCCGGCGAATCAAGCAACCTATAGTTACTGAAAATTGTATACTCCGCGCGGATGAGATCCTGACTTCTTGATGATCTTGTAGGAGGGGCTTCCAGCCGCGACAGGAACCGGCAACCGCACACTTTGTCGCGGCAGGATGCCGCTCCCACAAAAACGCACGGGTAAACGGGTGCGTAATTACGAAAACCAGTACTAAGAACCTATCCGGAACCCCCCCTGTGGACTTTGCGACACCCCCCCTTCAATTCCCCCCTCGAAGGGGGGGGCCAAGGGGGGTGTCCGCTGCCGAAGTAGATTTTCGGATAGACTCTAAGTCTATAATTTCATTAACAATCGATATCTTTAAAAAAAACAAAAGGTTTTAAATTTTTATCTTGACACCGGATGTGAATGACTGTATTCAGGTTTTAAAAGATTGGTAGTCTAGTGAGCACTTTTGATTTTCCCCTTTGTTGGCCGCAAGTTAAGTTTAAGCGATTAAAGGGTTGCGGTATTCATTAAAATGGAAAATATCACAATATTTTGATCGGTTCAAGATAGCTATAGATTGCCATTGGTTGCTTTGTTCATTTCACTTTATACTCTGCACAGATAAAATTAAAATTATTGATCATTGTGTAGGAGCGGTTGGAAATCGTTCTTAGGGAAGTCCGAGGTATCAGCCGTTCATAGTATGCCTTTCGCAAGATTATAGTTTTTCTCCTTAACAGTTTTTCTCCTTAGATGAGTAAGTGGCCGTATAATTGCGAAGACCAGCATTAAGCATATTACGCTATCGCTTTCATTAATGGTTGTCAAGCGAGCCAAGGTCGCGATGAAAACAGTCGGGATTGGAGGGTTCGTTCATAGAATTTAAACCCGGCTGTTCGGTCTAGAAGCTGGCTTGTATCTCGTAAACCCTTGACAGAGGAGGAAGAAAAAAGAGGGAAAGAGAGGAGCATACATGTCTTTTTGCCAAGCAACTTAACAGGGTGAAAATGAGAAGAGGAGGAAAAAAATGAAAAGAAAAAGTATTTTGATTTTTGCGATGTTTTTTGCTGTAGCTTTTATGGCCGGAGCAGCATTCGCTGCCGATGAAGGCGCATCATACGACAAATACATCAGACCCGTTCCTGCGGGCGAGGGCTGGGTCCAGATTATGTCACAAAAGGTGAAAGTACCCCGTACGACCGATCTGGCCGTAGGTGTCTCCTTGGCGACGACCTTTGGCGAGTTTGAGCGCCATGGCGGTCCCGGAGGCTGGGACGCTAACAGCTGGCCACAGCCGACCCTCAAGATTAAAGTGGTTGTAGATCCAAAATGCCATTGGGGTAGTTGGGGCTGGTACCACGACGACGACAACACGGGTATTCCCAGCTATGTTAACTTTGAGCGCTTGGAATATGGCCTTGTAATCAACTCTACGCCTCTGGCAATTCAAACTGAATGTTCAGAAGACATGGATGGATGCAACGTGACCGGTTATACGGACGGCAGCGAAGTCCTCACCGCAGAGGGTGCTCATATTGAAGAATGGGCGCCGGCTCTGGGTCGTACTTTTAATTTCATCCTCAAGGATGTAAGTTACAACAAATGGAACCGTGGCGAGCATAAGATTGCCGTCTATGCGAAATTTGATGTTGGATATGGTCATGGTTGGGGCGATGCCGTTGGGGTAGAAACTTCTGATGATGCAGGAGCTTCCATGCCATGCAAGTATTTCGCACTTATTGACAAAGGCGTCATGACTTTTACGCCCGTCAACCTGCCTTATCGTGGCAAGGGGCCCGTTTACCTCGGCTTCTAGTATCACAGCCTGATGGTTTTTGATTCTTGGAATCTGTCTAAATTCCATAATTGAAGCCAGTTACATCAAGCGCGTCGGGTGCTTCCTTCACCCGGCGCGCTTTCTTTTTTAGCAGTTGGCGGCCCTTTATCTTTCAAGACGGATGCCGACCCGTCTCACAGATGAAGGGAAGCGGCCACTCATCGCAATGGAGTCCCACCTCCATGCGCTCTTTCACGGCCCGGTCCAGCATGGCGGGCAATCCGCCTTTTTCTTCGGGGGAAAACCCGAAGGCCTCCCGCCAGATGTCCTCCCCTTCCATGCAGAGATAAAGGCATAGCTCCGGGTCTACCCTCCGGATGCGCTCCACCATAAAGGAGTAGAGTTCCACACGAATGTCGCGGAAATAGCGCATCTTGTCGTCCAACCCCCGGATGAACTCCCCGTAAGGAATGCGGCTCCGGGGATGCCTATGCTGGATGATGGGCTTCAATTCCGGCATGAACCGAAACGCTCCCAGGCTCATATAGACAATACGGGCCGGATCGACGGCATCGAAAAGGCGGTCCAAAGTCTCCCCATACCCTTTGCGCCAGTTTTCGTGATCGATCATGGGGTCAAAATGAAAGGCCAGCCAATATCCACGCTCCTCACAATAGCGGGCCGCGGCGAGTCGGTCGCGGATCGTCGCCGCCCTGAGTTCCTCACGGCGCTGGATTTCATTTGCATTGAGAGACCAACCGACGATGGTATGCCCCCCGTGTTCCAGGTCGTCGAGATTTCCCACGGAATACGTTTTCGTCTTGAGTTCCAGAACCGCATTGGGTTGACGAGCGAAGAGCGGCACCAATTGCCGGGAAAATCCCGTCCAGGGATCCAGGAGCAGTGAATCGGTGAATTCGCCGGTCCCCACCCGGTAGAGTGTTCGAGGGTGAGTCCGCAACTCTTCTTCGAGCTCCCGGAACATATCGGGGGTATTCCCGAAGAGCCGCAGATTGGGCTGGTTGAGATAAGCCTGTAGGAAGCAGTACGTGCAATCGAGAGAGCATTGGACTCCAAAGTGGAGGATGCGATAGCCGCAACAGCAGTAATGACGGGTACCGGGGCAGGATTTTATGAAACGGCCGCGGAACGCAACCACTTCAAGAACTTCGGGGTCTGCGTCCCGCCTCTCGGAAATGCGTTCCACGATTTCAAACTCGGCGGAGGGAAGGCGCTCCCGCAGGTTCTTGACCAGGGGGCTGCCGGCCACTTCGGCTTCAATCAATATCTTTTTCGGTGCATGTACGTACATAAATGTTCTGAAAAACTTTCTTTGGGGGGAAATCAACGCATCTTGAGCCGCGATGCATTCAGCGGCTCCTTCATTCCACGAGCGTGTCTGGAAACATCAAAGATTCCAGTGCGGGGGAAAGAGCAAGATCCCTTGCCTTCTCCACCGCTTCCTGCAGTTCCTTCGGGCGGGAAAAGGCGAGTTGGAGCTGCCATCGTTCGCCTTCGAAAGTGGGGGGGTGAATCAGCCGCATGGCCTTAGGAAGAGACAGCCCCTGCAACTGCCGTTCAAAATGTTCTTCACGCGCCTGAAGCCTGGGGAAACGCAGCCGGGTGAGCAAATCCCGCAAAACCTGGGTTTTCCGGCGATGGTTCTGGTTGGGGTCCGCAATGATGCTTTGCACCGGGGGATCATGAAGGACATCGGCCCTTTTCCGCCCCTGGCGCAGAGCGACCTCCGTGATGCGTTCGAGGATCTCCATCTGAACACTGGCGCTGCATCTCAATTCCTTGAAAAGAAGCAGCATTTCCAGTCTCACATCCTCTTCCCAATGCATCAGTTCCAGCGCCGTCCGGTCAAAAATCTCTTCGCAAGCTACCGCCTCGAGCAGTTCGTCTCCCGCTTCGGCCAGCCGGCACCATTCCTCCAGTGCCTCGGGTTTGGCGGCCACCTGAAGCAAAGGAAAATACTCCCGCACGACCTGTTCCGGCGGGAGCAATTTTCTCAATTTTGAGATGATCTGAGCCTTTTCGGCAACATTGGGCGGAGCTCCCAGAAGCTTACCTTCCAGACGCATCAGCAAAAGATCCCTCGCATCCGTTTCCTCGGGGAAAACCATGCATTCGATGCTCTCAAAACCGTTTCGCCCGGCCCATTGGAATCTTTTGAATCCATCCACGACGACATATCGCTTCGGCCCTTTATGCAAAACCCGGGGAGGATCGAGAAAACCGAATTTTTCCAGAAAGGATTCAAGCCTTGCAAAGGGCTTGAAGCTCCGAATCGCATAAGTCCGATCTTCCCAATCCACTTCATCAAGAGGAACTGCAGCTAAAAATCCCTTCATATCAACTCTCGAGACCGTGGCCTGATAAACGTTCCAGGGCTTCCAGATAGCGTGACCGGGTGTTGGCCACCACATCGGCGGGCAGTTCCGGCGGGGGGTCGGAGACCTTCCAACCCGACTGCACCAGGTAATCCCGAAGATACTGCTTGTCGAAACTCTCAGGGCTGCACCCGACCTTATACCGGTCGGCAGGCCAGAAGCGACTGGAATCGGGTGTCAGGACCTCATCGATGAGCATCAGACGACCTTCGATCAGGCCGAATTCAAGCTTGGTATCCGCCAGGATGATTCCCCGACTCAGAGCGTACTCGGCAGCTTTCGTATAAATCTTCAAACTGATATCCCTGACGCGGGCTGCCATTTCCTCTCCTATGGATTTGGACATTTGCAGAAAGGAAACGTTTTCATCGTGTCCGCCCTTTTCCGCCTTGGTGGAAGGGGT
This region of Desulforhabdus amnigena genomic DNA includes:
- a CDS encoding ParB N-terminal domain-containing protein, whose amino-acid sequence is MKGFLAAVPLDEVDWEDRTYAIRSFKPFARLESFLEKFGFLDPPRVLHKGPKRYVVVDGFKRFQWAGRNGFESIECMVFPEETDARDLLLMRLEGKLLGAPPNVAEKAQIISKLRKLLPPEQVVREYFPLLQVAAKPEALEEWCRLAEAGDELLEAVACEEIFDRTALELMHWEEDVRLEMLLLFKELRCSASVQMEILERITEVALRQGRKRADVLHDPPVQSIIADPNQNHRRKTQVLRDLLTRLRFPRLQAREEHFERQLQGLSLPKAMRLIHPPTFEGERWQLQLAFSRPKELQEAVEKARDLALSPALESLMFPDTLVE
- a CDS encoding PKD domain-containing protein, with product MMLRFSKVWLVLLGMGLFFLAGAGCVMAGAAPASIPDEIPVNVIDDKPVLVPDEIVVKFKEGVEETTKTTIIKTFGLKKLRESRKPGKFTVFRHANPKAVLAKLRKKGAVEFAEQNAYAYAFGVPNDTYYKYQWHMKRIGMEDAWDLSTGEGAIVAVVDTGVRQNLTDLDQTKFTAGYDFVNNDTDPTDDNGHGSHVTGTIAQSTNNTKGVCGIAYNATIMPVKVLNAYGSGTYTQIVDGINWAVEHGANIINLSLGGSSPSTLLEQAINNAWQKGVLVVCAAGNSSTSAPSYPAAYENAVSVVATAGNDTLASYSNYGSTVDIAAPGGDYGDYNGDGYSDRILQNTFSGTSTGYYFYSGTSMASPHVAGVAALIKAKKPSLTNAEIRDILYNTADDLGSSGKDTTFGYGMVNALAALRYVETLEPDSQSPKADFSYELKTYPNVAFTDKSTGSVTSWSWEFGDGETSIEQSPEHTYAASGKYNVTLTVTDDSSGLQNAVTKEVTVTQNPTADFTFTATDLTVTFTDGSSDSDGSIASRSWNFGDGASSTAQNPSHTYTAAGTYNVTLTVTDNLGATASTSKSVTVSAPVNQNPTADFTFTATDLTVTFTDGSSDSDGSIASRSWNFGDGASSTAQNPSHTYTAAGTYNVTLTVTDNLGATASTSKSVTVSAPVNQNPTADFTFKATDLKVDFTDGSSDSDGSIASRSWNFGDGASSTAQNPSHTYTAAGTYNVTLTVTDNLGATASTSKSVTVSAPAAATSMYVSAISMTILRPSYSYYYARSTITVKDTSGNPVSGATVSISWSGVVSGTASGKTNSSGQITFASPSSRSRGPFTIKVNSVTHSSLTYDASNSNNVSTATKSY
- a CDS encoding SPL family radical SAM protein is translated as MYVHAPKKILIEAEVAGSPLVKNLRERLPSAEFEIVERISERRDADPEVLEVVAFRGRFIKSCPGTRHYCCCGYRILHFGVQCSLDCTYCFLQAYLNQPNLRLFGNTPDMFRELEEELRTHPRTLYRVGTGEFTDSLLLDPWTGFSRQLVPLFARQPNAVLELKTKTYSVGNLDDLEHGGHTIVGWSLNANEIQRREELRAATIRDRLAAARYCEERGYWLAFHFDPMIDHENWRKGYGETLDRLFDAVDPARIVYMSLGAFRFMPELKPIIQHRHPRSRIPYGEFIRGLDDKMRYFRDIRVELYSFMVERIRRVDPELCLYLCMEGEDIWREAFGFSPEEKGGLPAMLDRAVKERMEVGLHCDEWPLPFICETGRHPS